CAAGCCGGGCACCCTGGCAGAAACGGCGCCGAAGGAACTGGGCGCCTTCGGCAAGGTCCAGCTCGCACCGCACGAGACCAAGAAGGTCACCCTCACGGTCAACCCGCGGGAGCTGTCCTACTGGGACAGTGCAGCGCAGGCATTCACTGTCCAGAACGGCACTTACACGCTCGCTGTCGGCGGCTCCTCATCGTCCTTGCCGCTGAGCACCAAGTACGACGTGAAGAAGACCGACGGCCCCGTTCGCGCAGAGGTCTCGGGTCTGCCCGGCATCGTTGAACCCGGTAAGACCTACACGGTGACGACGAAGGTCAGCAACGTTTCCGACTCCAGCCTCACCTCCGCCGCGCTCAACGTGTCCGCGGCTGCAGGCTGGTCCGTTACTCCGGCCAACCAGAACCTGGGAACCATCCCTGCCGGACGCGGGACGACACAGACTTTCACGGTCGCAATACCGGCAGACGCCAAGCCGGGCACGTCGGACTTCTCGGTCACGCTGACGGGGAAGGTGAACGGCAAGGACAGGTCGGTCACCCAGACACAACATCCTGTCGTGCCCTACGCTTCGATGGCCGCGGCGGCAGACACGGTCGGCGTGGCAGACACGGGCAACTCCGCCGCCGGCAACTTCGACGGAAGCGGCTACAGCTATTCAACCCAGAGTCTCGCCGCCGACGGCGTGACCCCGGGTGGCACGGTAGCCGTTGGCACAGCCAAGACGGTATTCCCCTCGCAGGCGCCCGGAACACCGAACGCGGTCAGCGCATCGGGACAGGTCATCAAGGCAAGCGGAACAGGCAAGTCGCTCGTCGTGCTCGGTGCGGCGCACAACGGCTCAGCCCGCGGCTGGCTCACAGCTACCTTCACCGACGGCACTTCAGCCCAGGCCCCGATCGACTTCTCCGACTGGTACAGCAACGCATCGACCGGCCTGAGCAGCATTGTCGCGACCGACCCTGGAACCCGGCAGCCGGCGGTGGCGAACATGATGTGAGTATCTACGGCGAGGTGTACCCCCTGCCGCAGGGCAAGACGCTGTCTTACATCACGATGCCTTCTGTGGGAAACATGAAGCTGTTCTCTGTCAGCACAGATAACCCCGGCCCGCTGCCGCCAGCCCCTGCCGCCCAGTCCATCGCCTCTGCCGTCAACAACGTGGCCGTATCCGATGACTCGAACCCCGGAGCCGGCGATTTCGACGGCTCGGGCAACAGCTACTCAGCGGGCGCGTTGGCCAAGTACGGCATCACCGCAGGCGGCAAGGTCACTGTCGACGGGGCACAGCTTACGTTCCCGTCCCAGAGCCCCGGCACTGCCAACGCAGTGGCATCGCAGGGTCAGACGCTCAGCGTCGACGGCTCCGGACACAAGATCACTCTGCTCACGGCCGCCAACAACGGTGACATCCTGGGCTTCCTTCGGGTCAACTACACCGACGGCAGCAGTGAGCAGTTCCCGATCGAAGTCGCTGACTGGTACAGCAGCAACCCAGCACCTGGTGGAAGCCTGGTGGCGACCACCGTATGGAACCAGCGGCCAGGGAACAACACACCCCACACTGTGGGCCTCTACGGACTGACCGTCGACACCGGAGCATCCAACGGGAAGACCATCGCGTCCATCACGCTCCCGAGCGATGGCCGACTGAAGGTATTCTCCGCCGCAGTGCACTAGAAACCCTCCGAGGTCCATGCGCGCCGGCCCGGCAGTCGCGTGAAATACCGACTGCCGGGCCGGTTCGCGCTAGGCAGGCCGCGCCCAGGCACTGGGCACTCGGGCCACCCTGGGCGAAGTGATGGGCTGGTGTGTCACCATCTCGTCGTACCTGGTGGTAGTCGGTTTCCTCATCGTCATGATTACCAGCGCTGCCATCGCCGGCAGCATGCACAAGGACAACGAAAGAACCCGTCCACGCCACCCAAAGAAAAGCAGCCCCCGCTCGTTTCACCAGGAAACGTGCGGGGGCTGCTTTACGTCGAGGCTCTTTGGGAAGTGCTGCTGGAAGCAGGAACGTCCTACAGCTCGATCGAGCCGCCACAACCGCTTGGCCACCCGTTCCAGCTCGGCTGGCCAAACGGCGTGACACACGCCGGAGCTCGGGTTCCTCCTGCTGGGCCCGGTGCTGCTCACCGGTGGAGCAGGTGTCCTGATCCTGCGCCTCCGTACACGGGCAAACGGGTAGCTGAACAAAGCTTCCTGGACTGAATAGCGGCCGAAGAAGCAGGCCCTTCCGATTCCCCGTTAGCGCAAGAGAGATCTCCACCACGTTCGGCTCCAACGGGCGTCACGATTCGTCTACCGCCCAGTAGAACTTGTGCCCGGGTTGCCCGGCGCTGGCCTATGTACGCACGGGGACTGCGTTTTCGGGCCGGCGTCTTGTGCCAGGGTAGCGCACCGAATGTTCCCCCAATGAGCCGGTGCGCTGGCCTGCTGCTTCCCGGCAGCGGGCATTTGCGTGGCCGGTCACTGCTTACCGGCCGGCCACGCAATCTCCTCCCGGTCCAAGGAAGTAGCCATAGAACCCGCAAACCCCGCCGCAGCGCAACATCGCGGGTAGCCAGAGACGCCGGACGCGGCGGACAAGGTGCCTGCGGCGGAAGCCCTCGCACCGGCCGGCACGCCCCCGGTGGAAGAAACCGGCAGATGGGCACAGGGGTCCCTGGGCGGGGATACGGAGGAGCTCTTCCTGCACGACGGCGGCTTTACTGGCGTTGACGCTTTCTCAGATCTCTACGAACTGCATTGGGACGCCGGCGTTGCCTTCGCCTACAACCTGGTGCAGCACCACGCTAACGCCGAAGACCTGGTGTCCCACTCGTTCGCCAAGATTCTCTCGGCCGTCAAGGCAGGGAATGGTCCGCGCGGCCCTTTCCGCCCCTACCTGTACCGAGCCATCCGGACCAGCGCAGTCGATCACTGGAGGCGGAGCAGCTTCGAGCGTCCCACGGACATTGTCCCGGAGACTCGGGCCGAGGACCCGGGATTCGTTTGGGTCGAGGAATCGGAGGACCGGCAGCTGGCCGGGAAGGCTTTCGCGTCCATTCCGTCCCGGTGGCAGCACGTCCTGCAGCTCATCGACGTTCAGCAAATGCC
This genomic window from Arthrobacter sp. 24S4-2 contains:
- a CDS encoding RNA polymerase sigma factor, translating into MPAAEALAPAGTPPVEETGRWAQGSLGGDTEELFLHDGGFTGVDAFSDLYELHWDAGVAFAYNLVQHHANAEDLVSHSFAKILSAVKAGNGPRGPFRPYLYRAIRTSAVDHWRRSSFERPTDIVPETRAEDPGFVWVEESEDRQLAGKAFASIPSRWQHVLQLIDVQQMPPRQAAPILGIEPNAVSALIRRARRGLREAYLIASLGEAPDQDCGPFLTLLAREAMQNASAREQTKLNRHLPGCKDCSRALARLREAHSSMRRL